TGACGCGGATGGTCAACCGCGGTCTGCTGCGGCGCCGACGCGAGGGCCGCAAGATGTACTTCGGCCTCACCCCGCAGGCGTCGCGCGTTCTGTGGGACGGCCGCACCCGCATCTGGAAACAGGGCGCGGTCAACGACGACTGGGACGGCACCTGGACCCTCCTCGGCTTCTCCCTGCCCGACTCGTGGAAACGCCAGCGGCACGACCTGCGTTCACGGCTGACCTGGTCCGGGTTCGGCGCCCTGTACAGCGGGCTCTGGATCGCCCCGGGGAACGTCGACATCGCCGCGGCCGTCGCCGAACTGGGCCTCACCGACCACGTCAAGATCTTCCACGCCCGGGCGGACGTGGCCACCGACATCGAGCTGATGATCCGCGACACCTGGGACCTGGACGGCATCGCCGCCCGCTACGTCACCTTCGACAAACGCTGGACGGCCGTCCTGGGCTCAGGGGTCGGCGCAGGGGTCGGCGCGGGTGACGATCCGATCGGCACCCGGTTGCGGCTGGTCAGTGAGTGGCTGTGGACCATCCGCACCGACCCCCGGCTCCCCGCCCGTCACCTTCCTGCCGAGTGGCCCGCCCGCCCGGCCGAAGAGACCTTCCGCCGCCTCGCCGAGCTGACCGCCGCCCCGGCGCGGCGCATGGCCGGCGAGCTGCTCGACACGGTGCCGCCGCACCGCTGACCGACCGGCCCACCGCCGGACGCCCCCGGCCGACGGCGGCCGACGGCGGCCGACGGCTGCTACGAGGTGGAGCCGCGGGTCCCGGCCCCCGCGG
The DNA window shown above is from Streptomyces akebiae and carries:
- a CDS encoding PaaX family transcriptional regulator; translation: MEDHDILDTPDGDTLDSAPDSDASDGPQPRPQSLMLAFFGNHVLEEGDGDVCVYSGSIIDVLGRVGVGEQAVRSTLTRMVNRGLLRRRREGRKMYFGLTPQASRVLWDGRTRIWKQGAVNDDWDGTWTLLGFSLPDSWKRQRHDLRSRLTWSGFGALYSGLWIAPGNVDIAAAVAELGLTDHVKIFHARADVATDIELMIRDTWDLDGIAARYVTFDKRWTAVLGSGVGAGVGAGDDPIGTRLRLVSEWLWTIRTDPRLPARHLPAEWPARPAEETFRRLAELTAAPARRMAGELLDTVPPHR